Part of the Bacillus cabrialesii genome is shown below.
GACTCGTCTTCTTGACATTCAGTCTCCTGAGCTCGCGATCGTATTCGGACGCACAAAACGCCGTGTTGATGAGCTTGCGGAAGCCCTGAACCTTCGCGGATATGCGGCTGAAGGAATTCACGGTGACTTAACGCAGGCGAAACGTATGGTTGCGCTTCGCAAATTTAAAGAAGGCGCAATCGAAGTTCTTGTCGCAACTGATGTTGCCGCTCGCGGACTTGATATCTCAGGTGTTACACACGTATACAACTTCGACGTGCCTCAAGATCCTGAAAGCTATGTTCACCGTATCGGAAGAACAGGCCGTGCGGGAAAAACTGGTATGGCGATGACGTTCATTACACCGCGTGAGAAAAGCATGCTTCGCGCAATTGAACAAACAACAAAACGCAAAATGGACCGCATGAAGGAGCCTACACTTGATGAGGCGTTAGAAGGCCAGCAACAGGTTACTGTTGAACGTCTTCGTACGGCAATCAGTGAAAACAACCTGAACTTCTACATGACAGCGGCAGCTGAGCTGCTTGAAGATCATGATGCAGTGACAGTGGTTGCGGCGGCTATCAAAATGTCCACAAAAGAGCCGGACAACACACCGGTTCGCTTAACAGATGAAGCGCCAATGGTCAGCAAACGCTACAAAAACCAGCGCTCTTCTAAACGCAGAGACGGACAAGGCGGCGGCTACCGCGGCGGAAAAGGGAAAAGCAACAACCGTTCTTCCTACGACAAAAAGCGTTCAAACGATCGCCGTTCTTCAGGTGACAGACGCCAGAAAAAATCTTACTAATTCTATTGATTAAAGCCCAAAACATAACGTTTTGGGCTTTTTTATGTTCGCAATTTGTGATTCAGCAAACTTTCAGCTGACGGAAGCCATTTTTCTATGTATGCTTAAGAATGAAACCTTTCTGTATAAGAGACGTATAAGTAACGACGAAAAAACGGGAGGTAGGTATTTTGAGAGAGCAGCCAAAAAACCAAATCAGTCCAGACGGATTAAAGGTTTGGCGACTTCAAGAGATCATTGTATCCGCTGTCTGCTTGCTTATTGTCATAGCAGTTGCAGTGTTAAGCTATTATTTTCATTGGCCGTACTGGATCAGCGGCGTGCTCGGCGCGGTTTGGCTGCTGGGTTCGATTGTGACAGTCTTTATCATTCCAAAGATCCGTCATAAAGTATGGCGCTATGAAGTCCATGAACATGAAATAGACATTCAGTCAGGTATTTTTGTGGTAACGCGTGTGATTGTTCCGATGGTCAGGGTTCAGCACGTCGATACGTCACAAGGGCCATTATTGAAAAAGTACAACCTGGCAACCGTGAAAATTTCCACGGCCGCGACTGTTCATTCGATCCCTGCTCTAGAGATGGAGGAAGCGGATCGGCTGAGAGACTCCATATCGCGTCTGGCAAGGGTGACTGACGATGATGTCTGAACCGAAACGCCTGCACCCGGCGGCAGTCATTTTGAACTTATGCCATACCATTATTCAAACGATAAAAAATATTATTCTGCCATTCTTTTTTGTGTATATCGTCAATTCGAACAACACGGTCCGTTTTTACGGGGCTATTGCGCTCGGTGTGCTGTTCATCTGGCTTGTAGCCGCGAGTATCATCAAATGGAGACGGTTTACCTATCGAATTGAAGATGATGAATTTAGAATCGAAGAAGGCTTGTTTGTGTCGAAAAAGCGATATATATCGATTGAGCGGATTCAAACGATGAATACGAGCGCGGGTGTGGTCCAGCAAATCTTTAAGCTTGTGAAGCTGCAAATTGAAACGGCAGGCGGAGGCAAGGAGGCGGAAGCTGTTCTTTCTGCTATTTCTGTTGAAGAAGCCGAACGCATCAAGGAAGCCGTCTTTAAGAAAAAAGCGCAAAGACGCGAAAGTGAGCACGCTGAAGCTTGGCCTGAAGCTGAGCAGGAGCAGATTCAGGCCGTTGAGCCGCAAGAGCACTATCGCATGAACGCGAAAGAATTACTGATAGCCGCTTCTACCTCCGGCGGAATCGGAGTGATTATCTCCGCTGTTTTCGCGCTTATTTCACAGCTTGATGAAATTCTGCCGATGGATTGGTTTTTTGATAAATTTTCCTTCCTCAAGCACGCCAGCATCGGCATTTACTCGGTACTCATTTTTATCGGTTTATTTATCGCCTGGATTTTCAGCATCGCCGGAATGATGTTTAAATACGCGAACTTTCAAATCATAAAAAAAGAGCAGGAATTGGTGATTTCAAGGGGAATTATTGAAAAACACCAAGTCACAATTCCGCTCCGGAAAATACAAGCCATTAAAATAAAAGAAAACATCATCCGCCAGCTTTTCGGCTTTGTGACGGTGTCCATCGTCAGCGCGGGCGGCGGTGACCGGGAAAAAGAAGAAGGCGCTTTGACCATTCTCTTTCCGATGATTCATAAAAAAAAGCTTCCGCACATGCTCCGGACTTTTACACCGGAATACACGTTGGAAGAAAACGTCCGCCGCCTGCCGCGGCGCGCGTTAAAACGCTATTTATTTCGTTCCGTCATTTTTTCAATCTTTTTGATCATTCCGTTATGTATCTTCTTTCAGCCATGGGGCTATCTGTCGATCATCCTGCTGCCGGCTGAATTGATCTTCGGCTACCTCGCATATAAGGATGCAGGATGGACGATCAACGGGGACCGTCTTCAATTGACGTCCAGATTTATCAGCAGAACAACGGGAATTGTGTTAAATAGACGAATGCAGGTTTGCAAGTTCAACCAATCTTACTTTCAAAAGAAGGGCCGTCTTTATACCATTTCTACCTCGGTAAAATCGTCGAGCCTTATGGAAGAATTATCGGTGAGGGATGTAGGTGAAGAGGACGCGGGCTTCATTTTAAATTGGTACTCATATGAAAAAGCGGACGGTTAATACCGCCGCTCTTTTTTTTGAACACATAAAAACGAGAGAAGAAAGCCGCCGCAAAGTCCAAACAGATGGGCCATCATGTTAATATTGGAGTTGATAAACGACATGAGGACGGCAAATGCGAGCAGTGTGAGAATCATTTTGGAATGCTCCTGCCCGATCAGCTCTTTGCGAAAAAGAACCATAAACAGATACACGCCGAACAGCCCGAAAATCGCGCCTGAAGCCCCGACGTGAACGTAATCAAGCGGTTCTGTAACATATGTGCCGATATTGCCGATGATACCGGAGCCGGCGTACACAAGAAGGAAACGCGCTTTTCCCAGCATGCGCTCCAAAGCTGGGGCAAATAAAAAAATGGA
Proteins encoded:
- the cshA gene encoding degradosome RNA helicase CshA; protein product: MTITFQDFNLSSDLMKAINRMGFEEATPIQAQTIPLGLSNKDVIGQAQTGTGKTAAFGIPLVEKINPESPNIQAIVIAPTRELAIQVSEELYKIGQDKRAKVLPIYGGQDIGRQIRALKKNPHIIVGTPGRLLDHINRRTIRLNNVNTVVMDEADEMLNMGFIDDIESILSNVPSEHQTLLFSATMPAPIKRIAERFMTEPEHVKVKAKEMTVSNIQQFYLEVQERKKFDTLTRLLDIQSPELAIVFGRTKRRVDELAEALNLRGYAAEGIHGDLTQAKRMVALRKFKEGAIEVLVATDVAARGLDISGVTHVYNFDVPQDPESYVHRIGRTGRAGKTGMAMTFITPREKSMLRAIEQTTKRKMDRMKEPTLDEALEGQQQVTVERLRTAISENNLNFYMTAAAELLEDHDAVTVVAAAIKMSTKEPDNTPVRLTDEAPMVSKRYKNQRSSKRRDGQGGGYRGGKGKSNNRSSYDKKRSNDRRSSGDRRQKKSY
- a CDS encoding PH domain-containing protein, whose amino-acid sequence is MREQPKNQISPDGLKVWRLQEIIVSAVCLLIVIAVAVLSYYFHWPYWISGVLGAVWLLGSIVTVFIIPKIRHKVWRYEVHEHEIDIQSGIFVVTRVIVPMVRVQHVDTSQGPLLKKYNLATVKISTAATVHSIPALEMEEADRLRDSISRLARVTDDDV
- a CDS encoding PH domain-containing protein gives rise to the protein MMSEPKRLHPAAVILNLCHTIIQTIKNIILPFFFVYIVNSNNTVRFYGAIALGVLFIWLVAASIIKWRRFTYRIEDDEFRIEEGLFVSKKRYISIERIQTMNTSAGVVQQIFKLVKLQIETAGGGKEAEAVLSAISVEEAERIKEAVFKKKAQRRESEHAEAWPEAEQEQIQAVEPQEHYRMNAKELLIAASTSGGIGVIISAVFALISQLDEILPMDWFFDKFSFLKHASIGIYSVLIFIGLFIAWIFSIAGMMFKYANFQIIKKEQELVISRGIIEKHQVTIPLRKIQAIKIKENIIRQLFGFVTVSIVSAGGGDREKEEGALTILFPMIHKKKLPHMLRTFTPEYTLEENVRRLPRRALKRYLFRSVIFSIFLIIPLCIFFQPWGYLSIILLPAELIFGYLAYKDAGWTINGDRLQLTSRFISRTTGIVLNRRMQVCKFNQSYFQKKGRLYTISTSVKSSSLMEELSVRDVGEEDAGFILNWYSYEKADG
- a CDS encoding rhomboid family intramembrane serine protease, with protein sequence MFIRTENFQTFIRLYPVVTFILALQAVLWLFFSLPVDSVVLWRDAVTGYNLGVANGEWWRLITPVLLHAGFTHLLFNSMSIFLFAPALERMLGKARFLLVYAGSGIIGNIGTYVTEPLDYVHVGASGAIFGLFGVYLFMVLFRKELIGQEHSKMILTLLAFAVLMSFINSNINMMAHLFGLCGGFLLSFLCVQKKERRY